One region of Methanobrevibacter wolinii SH genomic DNA includes:
- the cobQ gene encoding cobyric acid synthase CobQ has protein sequence MTKALMIQGTSSNAGKSLFVTALCRIYMKRGYKVAPFKSQNMSLNSYTTSENGEIGIAQYIQALAAKKEATVDMNPILLKPKGDFKSQVIIHGKAVGDMDFYYYQHKYHDTAVKAIHESYDKLAAENDILFIEGAGSPSEINMRKEDIANMEVAHMADANVILVADIDRGGVFAAIAGTFVLLDDRDLARMKAVIINKFSGNIDILKPGIDKIEKIINVPILGVVPYDKTLKIPEEDSQSLREHNFVESEKDINIAVIKLPKIANFTDIDPFEVEPDVGLKMIELTDSPTLLDDVDAIIIPGTRSSTGDAKELMDSGFASKIIELSDKIPVIGICGGYQILGNEITDEHMKESNLKNVKCLGLLNIKTEFTHTIKAACQTKAIIPDNDYLCGLAKVLFKDLENTEITGYEQHEGTTKLINPSIDTTFPLFIVKEGVGNDYDSPFDGATGQGLCFGTYMHGIFHNYSVRKNFLNYLRKKKGIKLDDGSKDPYEDSIDNAIEQLAKLIEDNVDMDYIDKLIFGED, from the coding sequence ATGACTAAAGCATTAATGATTCAAGGAACCTCTTCAAATGCAGGAAAAAGTCTTTTTGTAACTGCATTATGTAGAATATATATGAAAAGAGGATATAAAGTAGCACCATTTAAATCACAGAACATGTCATTAAATTCATATACAACTAGTGAAAATGGGGAAATAGGAATTGCACAGTATATACAAGCACTTGCTGCAAAAAAAGAAGCTACTGTAGATATGAATCCAATATTATTAAAACCTAAAGGAGATTTTAAATCACAAGTTATTATACATGGAAAAGCAGTTGGGGATATGGATTTTTATTATTATCAACATAAGTATCATGATACAGCAGTTAAAGCAATACATGAATCATATGATAAGCTTGCAGCAGAAAATGATATACTATTTATTGAAGGAGCAGGTTCACCTTCAGAAATAAATATGAGAAAAGAAGACATTGCAAATATGGAAGTTGCACATATGGCAGATGCAAATGTTATTCTTGTTGCAGATATAGATCGTGGAGGAGTATTTGCTGCAATTGCAGGTACTTTTGTACTTCTTGATGATAGGGACCTTGCAAGAATGAAAGCAGTTATTATAAACAAGTTCAGTGGAAATATTGATATATTAAAACCAGGAATTGATAAAATAGAAAAAATTATTAATGTACCAATTCTTGGAGTTGTTCCTTATGATAAAACATTAAAAATTCCTGAAGAAGATTCCCAATCATTAAGAGAACATAATTTTGTTGAAAGTGAAAAAGATATTAATATTGCTGTTATTAAACTTCCAAAGATAGCTAATTTCACAGATATTGATCCATTTGAAGTAGAACCTGATGTTGGTTTAAAAATGATAGAATTAACTGATTCACCTACATTACTTGATGATGTTGATGCAATTATTATTCCAGGTACACGTTCATCAACAGGAGATGCAAAAGAATTAATGGATAGTGGATTTGCAAGTAAAATTATAGAGCTTTCAGATAAGATACCTGTAATAGGTATTTGTGGTGGTTATCAAATACTTGGTAATGAAATTACTGATGAACATATGAAAGAATCAAATCTTAAAAATGTAAAATGTTTAGGACTTTTAAATATAAAAACAGAATTTACACATACAATTAAAGCAGCTTGTCAAACTAAAGCAATTATTCCAGATAATGATTATTTATGTGGACTTGCTAAAGTTTTATTTAAAGACCTTGAAAACACAGAAATCACAGGTTATGAGCAACATGAAGGTACAACAAAATTAATTAATCCAAGTATTGATACTACATTTCCATTATTTATTGTTAAAGAAGGGGTAGGTAATGATTATGATAGTCCTTTTGATGGTGCTACAGGGCAAGGATTATGTTTTGGAACATATATGCATGGAATATTCCATAACTACTCAGTACGTAAAAACTTTTTAAATTATTTACGTAAGAAAAAAGGAATTAAACTTGATGATGGAAGTAAAGATCCTTATGAAGATAGTATTGATAATGCAATAGAACAACTTGCAAAACTTATTGAAGATAATGTAGATATGGATTATATTGATAAACTTATCTTTGGTGAAGATTAA
- a CDS encoding YczE/YyaS/YitT family protein: MNKKLRDYKLYIFYIISLFISSLGVAFSVKASLGTSPLVAIPNVLSIIFPIISIGTYSMIFNIILILFELIILKKKFPKLQYLQFFIAIIYGYFIDIALYLIKCLNPYDYFTQWIFCIVGALVLAFGIYLQLKSAVVYLPIDGFVLSIAHVKNSIYSKIKPFVDISLIIIAVIISLYYTNNLVGVREGTIFAAIFVGPLVGFYKKYCDNFINKHFKFLK; this comes from the coding sequence ATGAATAAAAAATTAAGAGACTATAAATTATATATTTTTTATATAATTTCATTGTTTATCTCTTCATTAGGAGTAGCATTTTCAGTAAAAGCAAGCCTTGGAACTTCACCTCTTGTAGCAATTCCAAATGTATTAAGTATAATATTTCCTATTATTAGTATTGGTACATACTCAATGATTTTTAATATAATTCTTATTTTATTTGAATTAATTATTTTAAAAAAGAAATTTCCAAAATTACAATATCTACAATTTTTTATTGCTATTATATATGGATACTTCATAGACATAGCATTATACTTAATAAAATGCTTAAATCCATATGACTATTTTACACAATGGATTTTCTGTATTGTAGGTGCATTAGTTCTTGCTTTTGGAATTTATCTACAATTAAAATCTGCAGTAGTCTATTTACCAATTGATGGATTTGTATTATCCATTGCACATGTTAAAAATAGCATATATTCAAAGATTAAACCATTTGTAGACATATCATTAATTATTATTGCAGTAATTATATCATTATATTATACTAATAATCTTGTTGGAGTAAGAGAAGGTACAATATTTGCAGCAATATTTGTAGGTCCACTTGTTGGATTTTATAAAAAATATTGTGATAATTTTATTAATAAACATTTTAAATTTTTAAAATAA
- a CDS encoding acyltransferase yields MECEELKVDLLESSENHAKNMEKLRKLLFKFNNIIPNTEESHKILNEILEGNIGENSTIIAPLNGAALDKLKLGNNVFINSGCLAMARGGITIEDNVMLASNVQLLSNNHDLYNRSILLCKPILIKKGAWIGAGATILPGVCIGKYAVVGASAVVTKDVPDYGVVVGNPAKLIKTLDKSKFEN; encoded by the coding sequence ATGGAGTGTGAAGAATTAAAAGTAGATTTATTAGAATCATCTGAAAATCATGCTAAAAACATGGAAAAACTTAGAAAATTATTATTTAAATTTAATAATATTATTCCTAATACTGAAGAATCTCATAAAATATTAAATGAAATATTAGAAGGGAATATTGGTGAAAATTCAACAATTATAGCACCTTTAAATGGTGCAGCTTTAGATAAACTAAAATTAGGTAATAATGTTTTTATAAACAGTGGTTGTTTGGCAATGGCTCGTGGTGGTATTACTATTGAAGATAATGTAATGTTAGCATCAAATGTGCAATTATTATCAAATAATCATGATTTATATAATAGATCAATTTTATTATGTAAACCTATTTTAATTAAAAAAGGAGCATGGATTGGAGCAGGAGCTACAATTTTGCCTGGTGTTTGTATTGGTAAATATGCAGTTGTAGGTGCAAGTGCTGTTGTTACAAAAGATGTTCCAGATTATGGTGTTGTGGTAGGTAATCCTGCTAAGCTTATTAAAACTCTTGATAAATCTAAATTTGAAAATTAA
- a CDS encoding aldo/keto reductase, with protein MKKFGFGLMRLPLKDDDDLASIDYNKVNEMVDEYIKRGYNFFDTGYPYHNGLSEVAFRECVLKRYPREDVIISDKMPLFSLEKEEDLERFFNEQLERCGVDYFDYYMLHNFSTWTKKVTFNLKAFEFIIKKKKEGKIKHIGISLHDKPKLLKLALDKYPEIEFVLLQINYLDWQSNTIESRKCYNLVCDYNKDVFIMEPVKGGNLLNIPTSVKTLFKDYKEDSTPAEWALRFCGSLDNAKVIFSGVSNMEQLKENLDIFDNFKPLSNQEYYMLGQAATLINQDVVVDCTGCNYCVGECDHNIPIPKYLRTYNDYFRLPEDKNFSATGYYRTLSLNPEYGNASDCDACGDCVKQCPQNIKIPKIMEKIVEVFEENEEN; from the coding sequence ATGAAAAAATTTGGATTTGGATTAATGAGGCTTCCACTTAAAGATGATGATGATCTAGCAAGTATTGATTATAATAAGGTTAATGAAATGGTTGATGAATATATTAAACGAGGTTATAATTTTTTTGATACAGGTTATCCTTATCATAATGGTTTATCTGAAGTTGCTTTTAGAGAATGTGTTCTAAAAAGATATCCACGTGAAGATGTAATAATCTCTGATAAAATGCCTCTTTTTTCACTTGAAAAAGAAGAAGATCTTGAAAGATTTTTCAATGAACAATTAGAGCGATGTGGAGTAGATTATTTTGATTATTATATGTTACATAACTTTTCAACATGGACTAAAAAAGTTACTTTTAATTTAAAAGCTTTTGAATTTATTATTAAAAAGAAAAAAGAAGGAAAAATTAAACATATTGGAATTTCTCTTCATGATAAACCAAAGCTTCTAAAATTAGCACTAGATAAATATCCAGAGATTGAATTTGTTCTTTTACAAATTAATTATTTAGATTGGCAAAGTAATACAATTGAATCAAGAAAATGTTATAATTTAGTTTGTGATTATAATAAAGATGTTTTTATTATGGAACCAGTTAAAGGTGGGAATTTATTAAATATTCCAACAAGTGTTAAAACTTTGTTTAAAGATTATAAAGAAGATTCAACACCTGCAGAATGGGCATTAAGATTTTGTGGAAGTTTGGACAATGCTAAAGTTATTTTTTCTGGTGTAAGTAATATGGAACAATTAAAAGAAAACCTTGATATTTTTGATAATTTTAAACCATTATCAAACCAAGAATATTATATGTTAGGTCAAGCAGCAACTTTAATTAATCAAGATGTAGTTGTAGATTGTACTGGATGTAATTATTGTGTAGGTGAATGTGACCATAATATACCTATTCCAAAATATTTAAGAACATATAATGATTACTTCAGATTACCTGAAGATAAAAATTTCTCAGCAACAGGATACTATAGAACACTTTCATTAAATCCAGAATATGGTAATGCTTCAGATTGTGATGCTTGTGGTGATTGTGTAAAACAATGTCCACAAAATATTAAAATACCTAAAATAATGGAAAAAATAGTTGAAGTCTTTGAAGAAAATGAAGAAAATTAA
- a CDS encoding sugar O-acetyltransferase: MDNKWSIKGPMELHEEWGKKFSRAFNILYKLNNLGPSNINQKNEILKELFGEIGENTEVLIPFYCNIGTNIKLGKSVFINQNCIFLDTDDIEIGDYTLLAPGVNIICADHPVSTRERILPIDDELEDENYSYIDDNGNFDESINYTFVNTKKPVKIGKRCWIGVNSIILPGVTIGDNVVIGAGSVVTSDIPSNMIAVGSPARVIRKNL, translated from the coding sequence ATGGATAATAAATGGTCAATTAAAGGTCCTATGGAATTACATGAAGAATGGGGTAAAAAGTTTTCAAGAGCATTTAATATTTTATATAAATTAAATAATCTTGGCCCATCTAATATAAATCAAAAAAATGAGATATTAAAAGAATTATTTGGGGAAATTGGTGAAAATACAGAAGTTTTAATTCCATTTTATTGTAATATTGGTACTAATATTAAACTTGGAAAATCTGTGTTTATTAATCAAAATTGTATATTTTTAGATACTGATGATATTGAAATTGGTGATTATACACTGCTTGCTCCAGGTGTAAATATTATATGTGCAGATCATCCAGTTTCTACACGTGAAAGAATTTTACCAATTGATGATGAATTAGAAGATGAAAATTATTCTTATATTGATGATAATGGAAATTTTGATGAATCAATTAATTATACTTTTGTAAATACTAAAAAACCAGTTAAAATAGGTAAACGTTGTTGGATTGGTGTAAATAGTATTATTCTTCCTGGTGTAACAATTGGTGATAATGTGGTAATAGGTGCAGGAAGTGTAGTTACTTCTGATATTCCATCTAATATGATAGCTGTAGGTTCTCCTGCGAGGGTTATTCGTAAAAATCTATAA
- a CDS encoding flavodoxin: protein MTSLVAYFSASGITKFVAEKLAKVTNSDIYEIEPEVKYTSEDLDWTNPKSRTTIEMKENKEFRPPIKNKVDNIDIYNTIFLGFPIWWYTAPTIVNSFLESYDLKDKKIIVFATSGSSQLGETINDLKPSAPGAKFIDGDRLNSSISEDDLKSWVNNLNL, encoded by the coding sequence ATGACAAGTTTAGTAGCATATTTTTCAGCAAGCGGTATAACAAAATTTGTAGCAGAAAAACTAGCAAAAGTAACTAATTCAGATATTTATGAAATTGAACCCGAAGTAAAATATACTTCTGAAGATCTTGATTGGACTAATCCAAAAAGTAGAACTACTATTGAAATGAAAGAAAATAAAGAATTTAGACCTCCAATTAAAAATAAAGTAGATAATATAGATATTTATAATACTATATTTTTAGGTTTTCCAATTTGGTGGTATACAGCACCAACCATTGTTAATTCTTTCTTAGAATCTTATGATTTAAAAGATAAAAAAATTATAGTCTTTGCAACATCAGGTTCTAGTCAATTAGGTGAAACTATTAATGATTTAAAACCTTCTGCTCCTGGGGCTAAATTTATAGATGGGGATAGATTAAATTCATCTATTTCTGAGGATGATTTAAAATCTTGGGTTAATAATTTAAATTTATAA
- a CDS encoding TetR/AcrR family transcriptional regulator, translated as MNDKEIKILETAIKLFNEKGYGATTTASIASYANVAKGTVFNYYHNKEYLFNQSLLYANNDLVKYVSNLKEKKDFKKGMIEVWDRTINYGLKYPSKFNFIIKYSNSPLINNEVKDELNNQGKFFLYVYNKFHTKGEVKEPFGLFCNFMMQDVVATINYLRENPNENIEKIKEISFDLLWAGVGIEV; from the coding sequence ATGAATGATAAAGAAATTAAAATTCTTGAAACAGCTATAAAACTTTTTAATGAAAAAGGTTATGGTGCAACTACAACTGCAAGTATTGCAAGTTATGCAAATGTTGCAAAGGGAACAGTATTTAATTATTATCATAATAAAGAGTATTTATTTAATCAATCTTTACTTTATGCTAATAATGATTTAGTAAAATATGTTAGTAATTTAAAAGAGAAAAAGGATTTTAAAAAAGGCATGATTGAAGTTTGGGATAGAACAATTAATTATGGTTTAAAATATCCTAGTAAATTTAATTTTATAATTAAATATTCTAACTCTCCATTAATAAATAATGAAGTTAAAGATGAATTAAATAATCAAGGTAAGTTCTTTTTATATGTATATAACAAGTTTCATACAAAAGGTGAAGTTAAAGAACCATTTGGTTTATTCTGTAACTTTATGATGCAAGATGTTGTTGCAACTATTAATTATTTAAGGGAAAATCCTAATGAAAATATTGAAAAAATTAAAGAAATTTCATTTGATTTATTATGGGCTGGAGTAGGTATTGAAGTTTAA
- a CDS encoding thiolase domain-containing protein encodes MRDVAIIGVSQTKFGELWDSSFRSLVAEAGIGAINDSNIGGDDIDAMYVGNMSSGLFVNQEHIASLISDHMGLNPIPCTRVEAACASGGLALRQGILAVASGYHDVVVSAGVEKMTDVVDATPAIATASDVEWEAQQGATFPSLYAMIAKRHMYEYGTTREQLAEFSVIAHHNASNNPKAQFPFEVTKDKVLNSTMVADPLTLFDCSPVSDGAAAVVLCPAKDAHKYTDTPIYVKASQQASGTIALHDRRDITTIDATRIASRKAYKQAGVSTKDIDLAEVHDCFTINGLLAVEDLGFCEKGQGGKVIEDGQTRIDGDFPINPSGGLKARGHPLGATGIAQAAEVVWQLRGDAGKRQVDGAEIGLTHNVGGTGGTCAVHIFGREPNNN; translated from the coding sequence ATGAGAGATGTAGCAATTATTGGAGTTTCACAAACAAAATTTGGAGAGTTATGGGATTCATCATTTAGATCTTTAGTAGCTGAAGCAGGTATTGGTGCTATTAATGATTCAAATATTGGTGGAGACGATATCGATGCAATGTATGTTGGAAATATGTCATCTGGTCTTTTTGTAAACCAAGAACATATTGCATCACTTATTTCTGATCATATGGGTTTAAATCCTATTCCTTGTACTAGGGTAGAAGCTGCATGTGCATCTGGAGGTTTAGCTTTAAGACAAGGTATTTTAGCAGTAGCTTCTGGTTATCATGATGTTGTTGTTTCTGCAGGAGTAGAAAAAATGACTGATGTTGTAGATGCAACACCTGCTATTGCAACTGCTTCTGATGTTGAGTGGGAAGCTCAACAAGGTGCAACTTTCCCTTCATTATATGCAATGATAGCTAAAAGACATATGTATGAATATGGAACTACTAGGGAACAACTTGCAGAATTTTCTGTTATTGCTCACCATAATGCTTCAAACAATCCTAAAGCACAATTCCCATTTGAAGTAACAAAAGATAAAGTTTTAAATTCTACTATGGTAGCAGATCCATTAACCTTATTTGATTGCTCACCAGTTTCTGATGGTGCTGCAGCAGTAGTTTTATGTCCTGCTAAAGATGCGCATAAATATACAGATACTCCTATTTATGTAAAAGCTTCTCAACAAGCATCTGGTACTATTGCACTTCATGATAGACGTGATATTACTACTATTGATGCAACTAGGATTGCTTCAAGAAAAGCTTATAAACAAGCTGGAGTAAGTACTAAGGATATTGATTTAGCTGAAGTTCATGATTGTTTCACAATTAATGGATTACTTGCTGTTGAAGATTTAGGTTTCTGTGAAAAAGGTCAAGGTGGAAAAGTCATTGAAGATGGTCAAACACGTATTGATGGTGATTTCCCAATTAACCCATCTGGAGGATTAAAAGCTAGAGGACATCCACTTGGTGCAACTGGTATTGCTCAAGCTGCTGAAGTTGTATGGCAGTTAAGAGGAGATGCTGGTAAACGTCAAGTAGATGGTGCAGAAATTGGACTTACTCATAACGTAGGTGGTACAGGAGGAACCTGTGCTGTACACATATTTGGAAGAGAACCTAATAATAATTAG
- a CDS encoding hydroxymethylglutaryl-CoA synthase — protein sequence MVGIVGYGAYVPSYRIKVEEIAKVWGDDAESHKKGLVVNEKSVPAPDEDTVTIAVTAARNALKRAEIDPQKIGAVYVGSESHPYAVKPTATIVADAIGATPDLTAADLEFACKAGTAGIQMNMGLVESDMIEYGLAIGADTSQGAPGDALEYTASAGGAAYIIGKKNTIADIKDTYSFTTDTPDFYRREGQIYPSHGGRFTGKPAYFKHVLNGAKGMFEKSNTKPEDYDYACFHQPNGKFYLRAAKKLGFTPEQYKQGLLTPNIGNTYSGAVPLGLSNILDIAKPGDKIFVVSYGSGAGSDAFIIEVNDRIEEVRDLAPKTEDYIAEKHYVDYAVYAKYKGKIKMQ from the coding sequence ATGGTAGGAATCGTAGGTTATGGTGCTTATGTACCTTCTTATAGAATAAAGGTAGAAGAAATTGCCAAAGTTTGGGGAGATGATGCTGAATCCCATAAAAAAGGTTTGGTTGTTAATGAAAAATCAGTACCTGCTCCTGATGAAGATACTGTTACTATTGCTGTTACTGCAGCAAGAAACGCATTAAAAAGAGCTGAAATTGATCCTCAGAAAATTGGGGCTGTTTATGTTGGATCTGAATCTCATCCATATGCAGTAAAACCAACAGCAACTATTGTAGCTGATGCTATTGGTGCTACTCCTGATTTAACTGCAGCAGATTTAGAGTTTGCATGTAAAGCAGGAACTGCAGGTATTCAAATGAATATGGGTTTAGTTGAATCTGATATGATTGAATATGGTTTAGCAATTGGTGCTGATACTTCACAAGGTGCACCTGGAGATGCTTTAGAATATACTGCATCTGCTGGAGGAGCAGCTTATATTATTGGTAAAAAAAATACTATTGCAGATATTAAAGATACATATAGTTTTACTACTGATACTCCTGATTTTTATAGAAGAGAAGGACAAATTTATCCTTCACATGGTGGTAGATTTACAGGTAAACCAGCATACTTTAAACATGTTTTAAATGGTGCAAAAGGAATGTTTGAAAAATCAAACACTAAACCTGAAGATTATGATTATGCTTGTTTCCACCAACCTAATGGAAAATTCTATTTAAGAGCAGCAAAAAAATTAGGTTTTACTCCTGAACAATATAAACAAGGTCTTTTAACACCTAATATAGGTAATACTTATTCTGGCGCAGTACCTTTAGGATTATCTAATATTTTAGATATTGCTAAACCTGGAGATAAAATATTTGTTGTAAGTTATGGTTCAGGTGCAGGTAGTGATGCATTTATAATTGAAGTAAATGATAGAATTGAAGAAGTAAGAGATTTAGCTCCTAAAACTGAAGATTATATTGCTGAAAAACATTATGTTGATTATGCAGTTTATGCTAAATACAAAGGAAAAATTAAAATGCAATAG
- the thsB gene encoding thermosome subunit beta — MAQQQPIFVLPEGTQRLLGRDAQRTNILAGKVLAETVRTTLGPKGMDKMLVDNLGDIVVTNDGVTILKEMDIEHPAAKMLVEVAKTQEDEVGDGTTTAVIIAGELLKQSEDLLDMDIHPTIIAMGYRQAAEKAQEILDEIAISDIDTEMLEKVAMTAMTGKGTEKAREPLAEIVVKAVEQVADNGEVDTDHIKIEKKEGAVVEDTKLVQGVIIDKERVHQGMPSEIKDAKIAILNSALEVKETEVDAEIRITDPNQMQAFIEQEEQMLKDMVSKISDAGANVLFCQKGIDDLAQHYLAKEGILAVRRVKKSDIEKLSKATGATIVSNVEDLTSDDLGNAGSVTEKKVSGENMIFVENCSEPKAVTILVRGSTKHVADEIKRAIEDAIGVVAATVEDGQVVAGGGAPEVAIAKRLKDYAESISGREQLAVNAFAESLEVVPKTLAENAGIDSIDSLVDLRAAHEKSTTMGLNVFNGEVTDMKEAGVIEPKRVKKQAIQSASEAAEMILRIDDVISSSGSGDDAAAAAAAQQQMGGMPGMM, encoded by the coding sequence ATGGCACAACAACAACCAATTTTTGTCTTACCTGAAGGAACTCAAAGGTTATTAGGTAGAGATGCACAAAGAACAAATATTTTAGCAGGAAAAGTACTTGCTGAAACTGTAAGAACTACTTTAGGTCCAAAAGGTATGGACAAAATGTTAGTAGATAATCTTGGAGATATTGTAGTAACTAACGATGGAGTTACTATTTTAAAAGAAATGGATATTGAACATCCTGCAGCAAAAATGCTTGTAGAAGTAGCAAAAACACAAGAAGATGAAGTAGGAGACGGAACTACTACTGCTGTTATTATTGCAGGAGAATTATTAAAACAATCTGAAGATTTACTTGACATGGATATTCACCCAACTATTATTGCAATGGGTTACAGACAAGCTGCTGAAAAAGCTCAAGAAATTTTAGATGAAATTGCAATTAGTGATATTGACACTGAAATGTTAGAAAAAGTAGCTATGACTGCTATGACTGGAAAAGGAACTGAAAAAGCTCGTGAACCTCTTGCAGAAATTGTTGTTAAAGCTGTAGAACAAGTTGCTGACAATGGTGAAGTAGACACTGATCATATTAAAATTGAGAAAAAAGAAGGAGCAGTTGTTGAAGATACCAAATTAGTACAAGGTGTAATCATTGATAAAGAAAGAGTACACCAAGGTATGCCTTCTGAAATTAAAGATGCAAAAATTGCAATCTTAAACTCTGCACTTGAAGTAAAAGAAACTGAAGTAGATGCAGAAATCAGAATTACTGATCCTAACCAAATGCAAGCATTTATTGAACAAGAAGAACAAATGCTCAAAGACATGGTTTCAAAAATTTCCGATGCTGGAGCAAATGTTTTATTCTGTCAAAAAGGTATTGATGATTTAGCTCAACATTACTTAGCTAAAGAAGGAATTTTAGCTGTAAGAAGAGTTAAAAAATCAGATATTGAAAAATTATCCAAAGCTACTGGTGCAACTATTGTAAGTAATGTAGAAGATTTAACTTCTGATGATTTAGGTAATGCTGGATCTGTAACAGAGAAAAAAGTTTCTGGAGAAAATATGATTTTCGTAGAAAATTGTAGTGAACCTAAAGCAGTAACTATCCTTGTAAGAGGTAGTACTAAACATGTTGCAGATGAAATCAAAAGAGCAATTGAAGATGCTATTGGTGTAGTAGCTGCTACTGTTGAAGATGGTCAAGTTGTTGCTGGTGGAGGAGCTCCAGAAGTAGCAATCGCAAAAAGATTAAAAGATTATGCAGAATCTATTAGTGGAAGAGAACAATTAGCTGTAAATGCATTTGCAGAAAGTTTAGAAGTTGTTCCTAAAACATTAGCTGAAAATGCAGGTATTGACAGTATTGACTCATTAGTAGATTTAAGAGCTGCTCATGAAAAATCAACCACTATGGGATTAAATGTATTCAATGGTGAAGTTACTGATATGAAAGAAGCTGGAGTAATTGAACCAAAACGTGTTAAAAAACAAGCAATTCAATCTGCTTCTGAAGCAGCTGAAATGATTTTAAGAATTGATGATGTCATCTCCTCAAGTGGATCTGGTGACGATGCTGCTGCAGCAGCTGCTGCTCAACAACAAATGGGCGGAATGCCAGGAATGATGTAG
- a CDS encoding class I SAM-dependent methyltransferase → MVNKEKPMSEEEIKRIKENESDELLINCRKPEGELGEQMIKRMNKSHESLARWGVSHLNICEDDDILDIGCGGGVNVKRFSEMTKGKVYGIDYSPKSVEESKKYNKENIDNGQVEIYEGSVSELPFEDNSLDIVTGFETIYFWPDLKNDFKEIYRVLKEDGAIFICNEESKDENLEERMGERIKLLGMTVLSEDELGHLLYDAGFRNVTTFTKKDTHWLCAVARKI, encoded by the coding sequence ATGGTTAATAAAGAAAAACCAATGAGCGAAGAAGAAATCAAAAGAATAAAAGAAAATGAAAGTGATGAATTACTTATTAACTGCCGTAAACCAGAAGGTGAACTTGGAGAACAAATGATTAAAAGAATGAACAAATCACATGAAAGTCTTGCAAGATGGGGAGTAAGTCACCTTAATATATGTGAAGATGATGATATTTTAGATATTGGATGTGGTGGTGGAGTTAATGTTAAAAGATTTTCAGAAATGACTAAAGGAAAAGTATATGGTATAGATTACTCTCCAAAAAGTGTTGAAGAATCTAAAAAATATAATAAAGAAAATATTGATAATGGTCAAGTTGAAATATATGAAGGATCTGTATCAGAACTTCCATTTGAAGATAATAGTTTAGATATTGTTACTGGTTTTGAAACTATTTATTTCTGGCCAGATTTAAAAAATGATTTTAAAGAAATTTATCGTGTTCTTAAAGAAGATGGTGCTATATTTATTTGTAATGAAGAATCAAAAGATGAAAATCTTGAAGAAAGAATGGGTGAAAGAATTAAACTTCTTGGAATGACTGTTTTATCTGAAGATGAATTAGGTCACTTATTATATGATGCAGGATTTAGAAATGTTACAACTTTTACTAAAAAAGACACCCATTGGTTATGTGCTGTAGCTAGAAAAATATAA